In Quercus robur chromosome 11, dhQueRobu3.1, whole genome shotgun sequence, the following proteins share a genomic window:
- the LOC126706330 gene encoding dol-P-Glc:Glc(2)Man(9)GlcNAc(2)-PP-Dol alpha-1,2-glucosyltransferase-like isoform X2, producing MGKVAVAVIDEIFHIPQAQQYCIGDFRSWDPMITTPPGLYYLSLVHVASLFPSIFIVQAASSFSEVCTTAILRSVNGVLAVLCSIIVYEIITLLRPNLSERKATIFAVVLALYPLHWFFTFLYYTDVASLTAVLAMYLACLKKSYWCSAVLGALAVVIRQTNIVWMLFVACTGVINNTLVCTRDNVEENNIDTAIRKTNRSTSNDNVTSNSNLRRRKFSNALGTDKQSTPSASFFSANHSSGLLDEVEVILLALWHRKWELLVSFSPFLMVFVSFLAFVHWNGSVVLGAKEAHTVSPHFAQIMYFGLVSALAVAPLHCSIGQIVDLFQSFWKRRPISFFQVLIAVIAGFFSVHFYSIAHPYLIADNRHYPFYLWRKVINAHWSMKYLLVPLYVYSWFSVLSTLGKVQRKIWILAFFLATAAVLVPAPLIEFRYYTIPLYFMILHSHINDYHSWLLMGLIYLALNIFTMTIFLFRPFHWDNEPGIQRFIW from the exons ATGGGAAAAGTAGCTGTGGCAGTGATT GATGAAATATTCCACATACCTCAGGCGCAACAGTACTGCATTGGCGATTTCAGAAGCTGGGATCCCATGATTACCACCCCTCCTGGCCT GTACTATCTTTCACTTGTTCATGTTGCTTCTTTGTTTCCAAGCATATTTATAGTACAAGCAGCATCATCATTTTCTGAAGTCTGCACCACTGCCATTCTTCGATCTGTAAATGGTGTTTTGGCAGTATTATGCAGTATAATTGTGTATGAGATAATTACCCTCTTGAGACCAAATCTTAGTGAAAGAAAAGCAACAATTTTTGCAGTGGTCCTAGCTTTATATCCCCTTCACTGGTTCTTCACTTTTCTCTATTATACAGATGTTGCATCGCTTACTGCAGTGCTTGCTATGTATCTTGCATGCTTGAAGAAGAGTTACTGGTGCAGTGCAGTG CTTGGTGCCTTGGCTGTTGTCATTCGGCAGACGAATATAGTTTGGATGCTTTTTGTTGCATGCACTGGGGTTATAAATAATACTCTGGTCTGTACAAGAGATAATgtagaagaaaataatattgaCACAGCAATCAGGAAAACTAATAGATCAACTTCCAATGATAATGTTACATCAAACTCAAATTTGAGAAGGAGAAAGTTCAGTAATGCCTTGGGTACTGATAAACAATCTACGCCTAGTGCAAGCTTCTTTTCAGCAAATCACTCATCag GTTTGCTTGATGAAGTTGAGGTCATCCTTTTAGCATTATGGCATAGGAAGTGGGAGCTTTTGGTTTCCTTTAGTCCTTTTCTCATGGTATTTGTGTCTTTTTTAGCTTTTGTCCATTGGAATGGAAGTGTAGTTCTAG GTGCAAAAGAAGCTCACACAGTTTCACCACATTTTGCACAGATCATGTATTTTGGTCTGGTTTCTGCTCTTGCTGTGGCTCCTCTACACTGCAGTATAGGTCAAATTGTGGACCTGTTCCAGTCATTTTGGAAGAGAAGGCCCATCAGTTTCTTTCAAGTGCTCATAGCTGTTATTGCTGGCTTCTTCTCTGTACATTTTTACAG CATAGCCCATCCCTATCTTATAGCTGACAATCGGCATTATCCATTCTATCTCTGGAGGAAGGTCATCAATGCTCATTGGTCAATGAAGTACCTTCTAGTCCCGCTTTATGTTTATTCATGGTTTTCCGTCCTCAGCACATTGG GGAAAGTTCAGAGGAAGATATGgatcttagcatttttcttggctactgcTGCAGTTCTGGTACCTGCTCCATTGATCGAGTTCAGATACTACACGATACCATTATATTTCATGATACTCCATTCCCATATTAATGATTATCATAGCTGGCTTCTCATGGGACTTATATATCTAGCCCTCAATATCTTCACGATGACGATTTTTTTGTTCCGGCCTTTCCATTGGGACAATGAGCCTGGGATCCAGAGGTTTATATGGTAG
- the LOC126706330 gene encoding dol-P-Glc:Glc(2)Man(9)GlcNAc(2)-PP-Dol alpha-1,2-glucosyltransferase-like isoform X1, with protein MGKVAVAVIVSLWVISVSILVNRIVPEPYMDEIFHIPQAQQYCIGDFRSWDPMITTPPGLYYLSLVHVASLFPSIFIVQAASSFSEVCTTAILRSVNGVLAVLCSIIVYEIITLLRPNLSERKATIFAVVLALYPLHWFFTFLYYTDVASLTAVLAMYLACLKKSYWCSAVLGALAVVIRQTNIVWMLFVACTGVINNTLVCTRDNVEENNIDTAIRKTNRSTSNDNVTSNSNLRRRKFSNALGTDKQSTPSASFFSANHSSGLLDEVEVILLALWHRKWELLVSFSPFLMVFVSFLAFVHWNGSVVLGAKEAHTVSPHFAQIMYFGLVSALAVAPLHCSIGQIVDLFQSFWKRRPISFFQVLIAVIAGFFSVHFYSIAHPYLIADNRHYPFYLWRKVINAHWSMKYLLVPLYVYSWFSVLSTLGKVQRKIWILAFFLATAAVLVPAPLIEFRYYTIPLYFMILHSHINDYHSWLLMGLIYLALNIFTMTIFLFRPFHWDNEPGIQRFIW; from the exons ATGGGAAAAGTAGCTGTGGCAGTGATTGTGAGTTTGTGGGTCATTTCTGTCTCCATTCTTGTTAACCGCATAGTTCCAGAGCCTTACATG GATGAAATATTCCACATACCTCAGGCGCAACAGTACTGCATTGGCGATTTCAGAAGCTGGGATCCCATGATTACCACCCCTCCTGGCCT GTACTATCTTTCACTTGTTCATGTTGCTTCTTTGTTTCCAAGCATATTTATAGTACAAGCAGCATCATCATTTTCTGAAGTCTGCACCACTGCCATTCTTCGATCTGTAAATGGTGTTTTGGCAGTATTATGCAGTATAATTGTGTATGAGATAATTACCCTCTTGAGACCAAATCTTAGTGAAAGAAAAGCAACAATTTTTGCAGTGGTCCTAGCTTTATATCCCCTTCACTGGTTCTTCACTTTTCTCTATTATACAGATGTTGCATCGCTTACTGCAGTGCTTGCTATGTATCTTGCATGCTTGAAGAAGAGTTACTGGTGCAGTGCAGTG CTTGGTGCCTTGGCTGTTGTCATTCGGCAGACGAATATAGTTTGGATGCTTTTTGTTGCATGCACTGGGGTTATAAATAATACTCTGGTCTGTACAAGAGATAATgtagaagaaaataatattgaCACAGCAATCAGGAAAACTAATAGATCAACTTCCAATGATAATGTTACATCAAACTCAAATTTGAGAAGGAGAAAGTTCAGTAATGCCTTGGGTACTGATAAACAATCTACGCCTAGTGCAAGCTTCTTTTCAGCAAATCACTCATCag GTTTGCTTGATGAAGTTGAGGTCATCCTTTTAGCATTATGGCATAGGAAGTGGGAGCTTTTGGTTTCCTTTAGTCCTTTTCTCATGGTATTTGTGTCTTTTTTAGCTTTTGTCCATTGGAATGGAAGTGTAGTTCTAG GTGCAAAAGAAGCTCACACAGTTTCACCACATTTTGCACAGATCATGTATTTTGGTCTGGTTTCTGCTCTTGCTGTGGCTCCTCTACACTGCAGTATAGGTCAAATTGTGGACCTGTTCCAGTCATTTTGGAAGAGAAGGCCCATCAGTTTCTTTCAAGTGCTCATAGCTGTTATTGCTGGCTTCTTCTCTGTACATTTTTACAG CATAGCCCATCCCTATCTTATAGCTGACAATCGGCATTATCCATTCTATCTCTGGAGGAAGGTCATCAATGCTCATTGGTCAATGAAGTACCTTCTAGTCCCGCTTTATGTTTATTCATGGTTTTCCGTCCTCAGCACATTGG GGAAAGTTCAGAGGAAGATATGgatcttagcatttttcttggctactgcTGCAGTTCTGGTACCTGCTCCATTGATCGAGTTCAGATACTACACGATACCATTATATTTCATGATACTCCATTCCCATATTAATGATTATCATAGCTGGCTTCTCATGGGACTTATATATCTAGCCCTCAATATCTTCACGATGACGATTTTTTTGTTCCGGCCTTTCCATTGGGACAATGAGCCTGGGATCCAGAGGTTTATATGGTAG
- the LOC126706330 gene encoding dol-P-Glc:Glc(2)Man(9)GlcNAc(2)-PP-Dol alpha-1,2-glucosyltransferase-like isoform X4 produces the protein MGKVAVAVIDEIFHIPQAQQYCIGDFRSWDPMITTPPGLWGRVHPWFTPWGGPKGPALLNVASALVELVFWANGRKAMKRLYGSGVVDVASLTAVLAMYLACLKKSYWCSAVLGALAVVIRQTNIVWMLFVACTGVINNTLVCTRDNVEENNIDTAIRKTNRSTSNDNVTSNSNLRRRKFSNALGTDKQSTPSASFFSANHSSGLLDEVEVILLALWHRKWELLVSFSPFLMVFVSFLAFVHWNGSVVLGAKEAHTVSPHFAQIMYFGLVSALAVAPLHCSIGQIVDLFQSFWKRRPISFFQVLIAVIAGFFSVHFYSIAHPYLIADNRHYPFYLWRKVINAHWSMKYLLVPLYVYSWFSVLSTLGKVQRKIWILAFFLATAAVLVPAPLIEFRYYTIPLYFMILHSHINDYHSWLLMGLIYLALNIFTMTIFLFRPFHWDNEPGIQRFIW, from the exons ATGGGAAAAGTAGCTGTGGCAGTGATT GATGAAATATTCCACATACCTCAGGCGCAACAGTACTGCATTGGCGATTTCAGAAGCTGGGATCCCATGATTACCACCCCTCCTGGCCT GTGGGGTCGTGTGCATCCGTGGTTTACTCCTTGGGGTGGTCCAAAGGGCCCTGCGTTG TTGAATGTGGCTTCTGCTTTGGTTGAACTTGTATTCTGGGCTAACGGCAGAAAAGCAATGAAAAGATTGTATGGAAGTGGGGTTGTAG ATGTTGCATCGCTTACTGCAGTGCTTGCTATGTATCTTGCATGCTTGAAGAAGAGTTACTGGTGCAGTGCAGTG CTTGGTGCCTTGGCTGTTGTCATTCGGCAGACGAATATAGTTTGGATGCTTTTTGTTGCATGCACTGGGGTTATAAATAATACTCTGGTCTGTACAAGAGATAATgtagaagaaaataatattgaCACAGCAATCAGGAAAACTAATAGATCAACTTCCAATGATAATGTTACATCAAACTCAAATTTGAGAAGGAGAAAGTTCAGTAATGCCTTGGGTACTGATAAACAATCTACGCCTAGTGCAAGCTTCTTTTCAGCAAATCACTCATCag GTTTGCTTGATGAAGTTGAGGTCATCCTTTTAGCATTATGGCATAGGAAGTGGGAGCTTTTGGTTTCCTTTAGTCCTTTTCTCATGGTATTTGTGTCTTTTTTAGCTTTTGTCCATTGGAATGGAAGTGTAGTTCTAG GTGCAAAAGAAGCTCACACAGTTTCACCACATTTTGCACAGATCATGTATTTTGGTCTGGTTTCTGCTCTTGCTGTGGCTCCTCTACACTGCAGTATAGGTCAAATTGTGGACCTGTTCCAGTCATTTTGGAAGAGAAGGCCCATCAGTTTCTTTCAAGTGCTCATAGCTGTTATTGCTGGCTTCTTCTCTGTACATTTTTACAG CATAGCCCATCCCTATCTTATAGCTGACAATCGGCATTATCCATTCTATCTCTGGAGGAAGGTCATCAATGCTCATTGGTCAATGAAGTACCTTCTAGTCCCGCTTTATGTTTATTCATGGTTTTCCGTCCTCAGCACATTGG GGAAAGTTCAGAGGAAGATATGgatcttagcatttttcttggctactgcTGCAGTTCTGGTACCTGCTCCATTGATCGAGTTCAGATACTACACGATACCATTATATTTCATGATACTCCATTCCCATATTAATGATTATCATAGCTGGCTTCTCATGGGACTTATATATCTAGCCCTCAATATCTTCACGATGACGATTTTTTTGTTCCGGCCTTTCCATTGGGACAATGAGCCTGGGATCCAGAGGTTTATATGGTAG
- the LOC126706330 gene encoding dol-P-Glc:Glc(2)Man(9)GlcNAc(2)-PP-Dol alpha-1,2-glucosyltransferase-like isoform X3, whose product MGKVAVAVIVSLWVISVSILVNRIVPEPYMDEIFHIPQAQQYCIGDFRSWDPMITTPPGLWGRVHPWFTPWGGPKGPALLNVASALVELVFWANGRKAMKRLYGSGVVDVASLTAVLAMYLACLKKSYWCSAVLGALAVVIRQTNIVWMLFVACTGVINNTLVCTRDNVEENNIDTAIRKTNRSTSNDNVTSNSNLRRRKFSNALGTDKQSTPSASFFSANHSSGLLDEVEVILLALWHRKWELLVSFSPFLMVFVSFLAFVHWNGSVVLGAKEAHTVSPHFAQIMYFGLVSALAVAPLHCSIGQIVDLFQSFWKRRPISFFQVLIAVIAGFFSVHFYSIAHPYLIADNRHYPFYLWRKVINAHWSMKYLLVPLYVYSWFSVLSTLGKVQRKIWILAFFLATAAVLVPAPLIEFRYYTIPLYFMILHSHINDYHSWLLMGLIYLALNIFTMTIFLFRPFHWDNEPGIQRFIW is encoded by the exons ATGGGAAAAGTAGCTGTGGCAGTGATTGTGAGTTTGTGGGTCATTTCTGTCTCCATTCTTGTTAACCGCATAGTTCCAGAGCCTTACATG GATGAAATATTCCACATACCTCAGGCGCAACAGTACTGCATTGGCGATTTCAGAAGCTGGGATCCCATGATTACCACCCCTCCTGGCCT GTGGGGTCGTGTGCATCCGTGGTTTACTCCTTGGGGTGGTCCAAAGGGCCCTGCGTTG TTGAATGTGGCTTCTGCTTTGGTTGAACTTGTATTCTGGGCTAACGGCAGAAAAGCAATGAAAAGATTGTATGGAAGTGGGGTTGTAG ATGTTGCATCGCTTACTGCAGTGCTTGCTATGTATCTTGCATGCTTGAAGAAGAGTTACTGGTGCAGTGCAGTG CTTGGTGCCTTGGCTGTTGTCATTCGGCAGACGAATATAGTTTGGATGCTTTTTGTTGCATGCACTGGGGTTATAAATAATACTCTGGTCTGTACAAGAGATAATgtagaagaaaataatattgaCACAGCAATCAGGAAAACTAATAGATCAACTTCCAATGATAATGTTACATCAAACTCAAATTTGAGAAGGAGAAAGTTCAGTAATGCCTTGGGTACTGATAAACAATCTACGCCTAGTGCAAGCTTCTTTTCAGCAAATCACTCATCag GTTTGCTTGATGAAGTTGAGGTCATCCTTTTAGCATTATGGCATAGGAAGTGGGAGCTTTTGGTTTCCTTTAGTCCTTTTCTCATGGTATTTGTGTCTTTTTTAGCTTTTGTCCATTGGAATGGAAGTGTAGTTCTAG GTGCAAAAGAAGCTCACACAGTTTCACCACATTTTGCACAGATCATGTATTTTGGTCTGGTTTCTGCTCTTGCTGTGGCTCCTCTACACTGCAGTATAGGTCAAATTGTGGACCTGTTCCAGTCATTTTGGAAGAGAAGGCCCATCAGTTTCTTTCAAGTGCTCATAGCTGTTATTGCTGGCTTCTTCTCTGTACATTTTTACAG CATAGCCCATCCCTATCTTATAGCTGACAATCGGCATTATCCATTCTATCTCTGGAGGAAGGTCATCAATGCTCATTGGTCAATGAAGTACCTTCTAGTCCCGCTTTATGTTTATTCATGGTTTTCCGTCCTCAGCACATTGG GGAAAGTTCAGAGGAAGATATGgatcttagcatttttcttggctactgcTGCAGTTCTGGTACCTGCTCCATTGATCGAGTTCAGATACTACACGATACCATTATATTTCATGATACTCCATTCCCATATTAATGATTATCATAGCTGGCTTCTCATGGGACTTATATATCTAGCCCTCAATATCTTCACGATGACGATTTTTTTGTTCCGGCCTTTCCATTGGGACAATGAGCCTGGGATCCAGAGGTTTATATGGTAG